In Candidatus Paceibacterota bacterium, the following proteins share a genomic window:
- the dnaX gene encoding DNA polymerase III subunit gamma/tau has protein sequence MHETALYRKYRPQKFSEVLGQDHIVKVLESSIKLGHIAHAYIFSGSRGTGKTSVARIFAREIGTSTNDITEIDAASNTGVDDIRALNESVNTLPFESKYKVYILDEAHMLSKSAWNALLKTIEEPPKHVIFIFATTEYQKIPETIISRCQTFSFKKPTQKILKDLVVVMAKKEGYTLESSSADLIALLGDGSFRDAQSILQKVISASKDKKISAEEVELVTGAPKAEVVNDFIRAIDAGDLELGLSAISKARESNIDMLLYFKLVLHKMRSILLLRNLKGSEWKLQDEMTDTDFKFLKSLADPNPDGRAGRKPSKINSDTLLALLGYYDMTAKAYIPELPLELALAKLTG, from the coding sequence ATGCACGAAACAGCTTTATACAGAAAATATCGTCCGCAGAAATTTAGCGAGGTCCTAGGGCAGGATCATATTGTGAAGGTTTTGGAATCTTCTATCAAGCTTGGGCATATTGCCCACGCCTACATTTTTTCCGGTTCAAGGGGGACGGGCAAGACAAGCGTTGCAAGGATTTTTGCTAGAGAAATCGGCACGAGCACAAATGATATTACAGAAATAGATGCTGCTTCAAATACTGGCGTAGATGATATCCGTGCGCTCAATGAATCTGTAAACACACTTCCTTTTGAATCAAAATATAAAGTTTATATTTTAGACGAGGCACATATGCTTTCAAAGTCCGCTTGGAATGCACTTTTGAAGACTATCGAGGAGCCACCAAAGCATGTTATTTTTATTTTCGCCACGACAGAATATCAAAAAATTCCGGAGACTATCATTTCCCGATGCCAGACATTTTCATTTAAAAAACCGACGCAAAAGATTCTCAAAGATTTGGTGGTAGTAATGGCAAAAAAGGAGGGCTATACGCTAGAATCCTCATCTGCCGACCTTATCGCTCTTCTTGGCGACGGCTCTTTCCGTGACGCACAAAGTATTTTGCAAAAGGTGATAAGTGCTTCAAAAGACAAAAAGATTTCTGCTGAAGAGGTGGAGCTTGTGACAGGTGCGCCAAAAGCGGAGGTGGTCAATGATTTTATCCGTGCCATAGATGCTGGCGATCTTGAGCTTGGTCTTTCGGCGATTTCAAAGGCCAGAGAATCAAATATAGATATGCTTTTGTATTTCAAACTTGTCCTTCACAAAATGCGTTCTATTTTGCTCTTGCGAAACCTGAAAGGCTCGGAATGGAAGCTACAAGATGAAATGACCGACACCGATTTCAAATTCCTCAAATCTCTCGCCGACCCTAATCCTGACGGACGGGCTGGAAGAAAACCATCAAAAATCAATTCTGACACCTTACTCGCCCTTCTCGGATATTATGATATGACAGCAAAAGCGTATATTCCGGAATTACCTTTGGAGCTTGCTTTGGCAAAATTGACAGGGTAA
- a CDS encoding tRNA-dihydrouridine synthase family protein, which produces MTPKMLFSEVMKNFWQKIASKKKPFFCLAPMADVTDAPFRKIIAKYSKHGIGRPKHGVSGTGGPDVFWTEFVSADGLASEKGRKRLLNDLKFSKGEKPIVAQIFGSKPENIEIACKLISKLGFDGIDINMGCPDRKVEKQGAGSAMMKSPAIAREVIRSAIKGAGKIPVSVKTRIGFNKIEYKEWLTEILKEDISALTIHLRTRKELSDVPAHWELAKEIVDFVRKQKPELVLIGNGDVISLKQGRELARESGFDGIMIGRGIFGNPWLFANSTRDSYRGSRIERPVKFARQDKVENKKTIRHCDIDLKTNRYSPKIVRDDSGISVEQKLKALLEHTKLFEKTMLHHKRFDVMKKHFKAYVSGFDGAKELRVKLMATNSSKEVAEIIKVFNNMAK; this is translated from the coding sequence ATGACACCGAAAATGTTATTCTCGGAAGTAATGAAAAATTTTTGGCAAAAAATCGCTTCGAAAAAGAAACCATTTTTCTGCTTGGCGCCGATGGCAGATGTTACAGATGCGCCCTTTAGGAAAATAATCGCAAAATACAGCAAGCACGGTATTGGGCGTCCTAAACACGGAGTGTCGGGCACAGGTGGGCCGGATGTCTTTTGGACTGAATTTGTTTCGGCAGACGGACTTGCTTCAGAAAAAGGTAGGAAGCGACTTTTGAATGATTTGAAATTCTCGAAAGGCGAAAAACCGATAGTGGCACAGATTTTTGGAAGCAAACCTGAGAATATTGAAATCGCATGCAAGCTTATTTCCAAACTCGGCTTTGACGGCATTGATATAAATATGGGATGCCCAGACAGAAAAGTAGAAAAGCAGGGTGCCGGCTCGGCAATGATGAAAAGTCCGGCGATTGCAAGGGAAGTGATACGTTCAGCAATAAAAGGTGCGGGCAAAATCCCAGTTTCTGTGAAGACAAGAATCGGCTTTAATAAAATAGAATACAAAGAGTGGCTCACTGAAATTCTGAAAGAAGATATTTCAGCTCTCACAATACACCTCCGCACAAGAAAAGAACTTTCAGATGTGCCTGCACATTGGGAATTGGCAAAAGAGATTGTGGATTTTGTGCGGAAGCAAAAGCCGGAGCTGGTATTGATAGGCAATGGTGATGTAATTTCCCTGAAGCAGGGAAGAGAACTCGCCAGAGAATCTGGCTTTGATGGAATAATGATCGGTAGGGGAATTTTCGGCAATCCGTGGTTATTCGCCAATTCGACCCGCGATTCTTATCGTGGTAGTCGAATTGAGCGTCCCGTTAAATTTGCACGACAGGATAAAGTTGAAAATAAGAAAACAATAAGACACTGTGATATTGATTTAAAGACAAACAGATATTCCCCTAAAATTGTACGGGATGATTCTGGTATATCTGTTGAACAAAAATTAAAGGCGCTTTTAGAACACACCAAACTTTTTGAAAAAACCATGCTTCACCACAAGCGATTTGATGTAATGAAAAAGCATTTCAAAGCCTATGTTTCCGGTTTTGATGGGGCAAAAGAGTTGAGGGTCAAACTTATGGCAACGAATAGTTCAAAAGAAGTAGCTGAAATAATTAAGGTATTTAATAATATGGCTAAATAG
- the def gene encoding peptide deformylase, with protein sequence MVKKAKQIEILQKDNPVLRQVSKPISEKEISGTEIKKIISDMKIALNSQEDGIAISAVQIGYLSRIFIISKKIYEVLGEAPEVAGKKSDLVFINPKIKKVSKDKQLLEEGCLSVRYLYGKVLRSAKATIEALDENGKKFSRGVSGLLAQIVQHENDHLDGILFIDKATDIQEILPESIKTK encoded by the coding sequence ATGGTAAAGAAAGCCAAGCAAATCGAAATACTTCAAAAAGATAACCCTGTTTTAAGACAAGTCTCTAAACCTATATCTGAAAAAGAAATATCCGGTACCGAAATCAAGAAAATCATTTCCGATATGAAAATAGCCCTAAATTCTCAAGAAGACGGTATTGCGATTTCTGCCGTTCAAATCGGTTATTTATCAAGAATTTTTATAATTTCTAAGAAAATCTATGAAGTTTTAGGAGAAGCACCGGAAGTGGCCGGCAAGAAATCCGACCTTGTATTCATAAATCCAAAAATCAAGAAAGTTTCAAAAGACAAACAGCTTTTGGAAGAAGGTTGCCTTTCTGTAAGATATCTTTATGGCAAGGTTTTGCGTTCAGCAAAAGCCACCATCGAAGCGCTCGATGAAAACGGCAAAAAGTTTTCTCGAGGAGTCTCTGGACTTCTCGCGCAGATAGTTCAACATGAAAATGATCATTTGGACGGAATACTTTTTATAGACAAAGCTACTGATATTCAGGAAATATTGCCTGAGAGCATTAAGACGAAATAA
- a CDS encoding methionyl-tRNA formyltransferase — protein MFNKVKIVFFGSSDFSVIALDELKKLGIMPELIISTPDRPQGRKLVLTPTPVKIWAENNSVECITPEKLKNSDFISKISEYNLFVVASYGKIIPKEIIEIPKYKILNIHPSLLPKYRGASPLQEQILNNEQDIGVSVMQIDEEMDHGAIIAQKKLDILGWPTGFRSTQETLAKAGADLLAEILPDWIKGKIKAKEQNHSEATFTKKVEKSDGLIDIKNGDQFKNYLKILAYEEWPRAFFEIEKGGKKIKVIITKAIWKDGVLEIQKVIPEGKKEMDYKSFLLGL, from the coding sequence ATGTTTAATAAAGTCAAAATCGTATTTTTCGGCAGTTCAGATTTCTCCGTGATTGCACTCGATGAATTAAAAAAACTCGGCATTATGCCAGAACTTATTATCTCTACTCCAGACAGACCGCAAGGCAGAAAACTCGTCCTCACACCGACTCCCGTAAAGATTTGGGCGGAAAACAATAGCGTAGAGTGTATCACTCCAGAAAAATTAAAAAATTCTGATTTCATTTCAAAAATATCCGAATACAATCTATTCGTCGTAGCCTCTTATGGGAAAATAATTCCGAAAGAGATTATTGAAATCCCAAAATATAAGATTTTGAATATTCATCCTTCCCTATTGCCAAAATATCGCGGAGCATCACCCTTGCAAGAACAAATATTAAATAATGAACAAGATATCGGCGTTTCAGTAATGCAAATAGACGAAGAAATGGATCATGGAGCAATAATCGCTCAGAAGAAATTGGATATACTCGGCTGGCCTACCGGTTTTAGATCCACGCAAGAAACTTTGGCGAAGGCTGGCGCAGATTTACTCGCAGAAATATTGCCTGATTGGATAAAAGGCAAAATCAAGGCAAAAGAGCAGAATCATAGCGAAGCGACATTTACAAAAAAAGTTGAGAAGTCCGACGGTCTTATAGATATCAAAAACGGTGATCAATTTAAAAATTATCTCAAAATCTTGGCCTATGAAGAGTGGCCACGTGCATTTTTTGAAATCGAAAAAGGCGGTAAAAAAATAAAAGTAATAATCACAAAAGCTATTTGGAAAGACGGCGTGCTAGAAATCCAAAAAGTCATCCCCGAAGGCAAAAAAGAAATGGATTACAAATCTTTCTTGCTTGGACTATAA
- the raiA gene encoding ribosome-associated translation inhibitor RaiA, with the protein MKHNIKTTNIFLTPAITDYVDKRLSHLDKFISPEDLETVMCYVDIGKTTKHHKSGDFFKAELTLHIGGKSLRATSERDDLYAAIDVVNDEMANELKSFKDRRMSIIKRGRAKLKAILKGFYGDRQ; encoded by the coding sequence ATGAAGCATAATATTAAGACGACAAATATCTTTCTCACTCCTGCGATTACCGATTATGTTGATAAAAGACTTTCTCATTTGGATAAATTTATAAGTCCAGAAGATTTGGAGACAGTAATGTGCTATGTAGATATCGGCAAGACGACAAAGCACCATAAATCTGGAGATTTTTTCAAAGCGGAACTAACCTTACATATTGGAGGCAAATCTTTGAGGGCAACATCAGAAAGAGATGATCTCTATGCTGCTATAGACGTTGTAAATGATGAAATGGCCAATGAATTAAAGTCCTTTAAAGATAGGAGAATGAGTATTATAAAAAGAGGTCGTGCAAAATTAAAAGCAATTCTAAAAGGATTTTATGGGGATAGGCAATAA
- a CDS encoding DUF167 domain-containing protein: MYIKVKAQAGAKKERFVKKSEDHFDVSVKEPAERGLANGRILELVREHFKVYNGDVRIVSGHHSPGKIISLDK; the protein is encoded by the coding sequence ATGTATATAAAAGTAAAAGCTCAAGCGGGGGCAAAAAAGGAAAGATTTGTAAAAAAGTCTGAAGATCATTTCGATGTGTCGGTCAAAGAGCCGGCCGAGCGTGGACTTGCAAACGGTCGTATTTTAGAACTAGTTCGAGAACACTTTAAAGTGTATAATGGTGATGTAAGGATAGTGAGCGGTCATCACTCCCCGGGGAAAATTATAAGTTTAGATAAATAA
- a CDS encoding NYN domain-containing protein — translation MKNIAFIDGQNLYMGTKSCNSPWEINLVKFKIYLERKYNVSDVYYFLGYVQDENDELYDKIQKSGMILKFREHNSAMLGKKKGNVDTEIVFQIMKKIYKGEPFDKIILVSGDGDFKALVDFLIEENKFGKILFPNKKFASSLYKSLGSEYFDYLESKDIKEKIK, via the coding sequence ATGAAAAACATTGCTTTTATTGATGGACAGAACCTATATATGGGGACTAAAAGCTGTAATTCGCCTTGGGAAATTAATTTGGTTAAATTCAAAATATATCTGGAAAGAAAATACAATGTGTCAGATGTGTATTATTTTCTAGGTTATGTTCAGGACGAGAATGATGAATTATATGATAAAATCCAAAAATCAGGGATGATCCTAAAATTCAGAGAACATAATTCGGCCATGCTAGGTAAAAAGAAAGGCAATGTCGATACTGAAATTGTATTTCAAATAATGAAAAAAATCTACAAAGGCGAACCTTTTGATAAGATTATTTTGGTCTCAGGAGATGGAGATTTTAAAGCACTGGTCGATTTTTTGATTGAAGAAAATAAATTTGGAAAAATCCTGTTTCCGAACAAGAAATTTGCTTCGTCCTTGTATAAATCTCTTGGTTCTGAATATTTTGATTATTTAGAAAGTAAAGATATTAAGGAGAAGATCAAATAA
- a CDS encoding AIR synthase-related protein — protein MQIIPVLEQGEDALRAANKLLGLGMDSWDITYYTELFRKYGRNPTDVELFQIGNANSEHCRHWYFKGKMVIDGVEMPECLLDIVRAPLLAVSGLNVSMLAFNDNVGALYGHRVQFFVPANPGQPSEFKSVQRTLHPTATAETHNHPTLIAPYPGAATKIGGRIRDTCAGGRGSLIGFGTAGYCVGNLFLPGDYKIPGEVIGGEVSNKHATPLRILLEGSNGDFDYGNQFGEPTIGGFTRTFCQIVSGERREFRKPIFYGGGVGHIEDKHTKKQTPEKGMLIVAIGGPAYDIGFGGGAASSMAQGQNDAGLDFKSVQRGNGEMGNKAVRVIRACVEMGDKNPIEAIHDQGAGGPSNVITELVEIIGGRADIRQIRLGDKTMAVISIWSAEYQERYGFLIKPDCRKLFEDICARERVNCEILGEITGDGYITVIDSAKNTTPVHLNLRDILGKLPQKTFKSDHKPMDLKPLELPDDLSFNDAAEIVLKQVSVGSKGFLVRKVDRSVGGRVVQQQCCGASQVPIGNVQVLAGGPDGNNPTLLNQRLHQLLMITVCIILPSFALSVAGKYLNDKS, from the coding sequence GTGCAGATCATCCCAGTTCTTGAACAGGGAGAAGATGCACTACGAGCAGCGAACAAATTGCTCGGCCTCGGCATGGACAGTTGGGATATCACCTACTATACGGAACTTTTCCGCAAGTATGGGAGAAATCCAACCGACGTGGAGCTATTCCAAATCGGTAATGCCAACAGCGAGCATTGTCGTCACTGGTACTTCAAAGGGAAGATGGTGATCGACGGCGTGGAAATGCCGGAGTGTTTGCTCGATATCGTTCGGGCGCCGCTTCTTGCAGTTTCTGGCTTAAATGTCAGCATGCTCGCATTCAACGATAACGTTGGTGCCTTGTATGGTCATCGGGTGCAGTTTTTTGTACCAGCAAATCCCGGGCAACCCTCGGAATTTAAGTCGGTACAGAGAACACTTCATCCGACAGCGACTGCGGAAACGCATAATCATCCGACACTCATCGCCCCCTATCCAGGAGCGGCGACGAAAATCGGTGGTCGTATCCGTGATACCTGCGCCGGCGGACGTGGATCGCTCATCGGGTTTGGAACAGCGGGATATTGCGTCGGTAATCTGTTCCTTCCTGGCGATTACAAAATCCCTGGTGAGGTCATTGGTGGCGAGGTAAGCAATAAGCATGCAACGCCACTTCGAATTCTCCTTGAAGGAAGTAACGGAGACTTCGACTACGGAAATCAATTCGGTGAGCCGACAATTGGTGGCTTTACCAGAACCTTTTGCCAGATAGTTAGTGGCGAAAGGCGCGAGTTCCGTAAGCCGATCTTTTACGGCGGCGGAGTTGGTCACATTGAGGACAAGCACACGAAAAAGCAGACCCCTGAAAAAGGAATGCTTATCGTGGCTATCGGTGGGCCGGCCTATGATATTGGTTTTGGCGGTGGGGCCGCATCGAGTATGGCACAAGGTCAAAATGACGCCGGGCTTGATTTCAAATCAGTTCAGCGTGGTAACGGCGAGATGGGCAATAAAGCTGTTCGCGTCATTCGAGCGTGCGTGGAGATGGGAGACAAAAATCCTATTGAAGCAATTCACGATCAAGGCGCGGGCGGTCCAAGCAATGTCATAACCGAACTCGTCGAGATTATTGGCGGACGGGCAGACATTCGACAGATTCGTCTTGGCGACAAGACGATGGCCGTCATCTCCATCTGGAGTGCTGAATATCAGGAGCGCTATGGCTTCCTGATCAAGCCGGACTGTCGGAAGCTGTTCGAGGATATTTGCGCTCGTGAACGGGTGAACTGCGAAATACTGGGAGAGATTACTGGCGATGGGTACATCACGGTGATTGACTCAGCAAAAAACACGACACCTGTTCATCTCAATCTGCGAGATATCTTGGGCAAGTTGCCGCAGAAGACGTTCAAGTCCGATCACAAGCCGATGGATCTCAAACCACTAGAATTACCCGACGATTTGTCGTTCAACGACGCGGCAGAAATTGTCCTGAAGCAGGTATCTGTCGGATCGAAGGGTTTCCTGGTACGGAAAGTGGATCGGAGCGTCGGTGGACGCGTGGTGCAACAACAGTGTTGTGGCGCAAGTCAGGTGCCGATCGGAAATGTTCAAGTCTTGGCTGGCGGACCGGATGGAAATAATCCTACATTATTGAATCAGAGATTGCATCAGCTTCTAATGATAACCGTCTGTATTATACTACCTTCATTTGCATTGAGTGTTGCAGGCAAATACTTGAACGATAAGTCTTAG